Proteins encoded in a region of the Mercenaria mercenaria strain notata chromosome 1, MADL_Memer_1, whole genome shotgun sequence genome:
- the LOC123522938 gene encoding zinc finger protein 64-like: protein MRKHVKPFKCDVCDYACATNHRLRSHTRIVHLGVKRFKCGICEYSSDSNSRLQTHIRIHTGEVPFKCDVCDYACKSNEQLKRHNMIVHTGEKPFKCDVCNFACNVRGNLKAHYRIHTGEKRFKCDLCDFACNAKANLTVHYRRHTGEKPFKCDVCSYACNSMSNLCKHVRTHSRGNPSDMKPVISTSMLVKP from the coding sequence ATGAGGAAGCATGTGAAaccctttaaatgtgatgtttgtgattatgcatgtgcTACAAATCATCGTCTGCGGTCACATACGAGGATTGTTCATTTAGGAGTGAAACGCTTTAAATGCGGCATTTGTGAATATTCATCTGATTCAAATAGTCGTTTGCAGACGCATATCAGGATTCATACTGGAGAGGTACcgtttaaatgtgatgtttgtgattatgcatgtaagtCAAATGAGCAGCTGAAGAGACATAATATGATTgttcatacaggagagaaaccctttaaatgtgatgtttgtaatTTTGCATGTAATGTGAGAGGTAATCTAAAGGCACATTAcagaatacatacaggagagaaacgctttaaatgtgatcTTTGTGATTTTGCTTGTAATGCAAAAGCTAATCTAACGGTACATTACAGAagacatacaggagagaaaccctttaaatgtgatgtttgtagTTATGCATGTAATTCAATGAGTAATCTATGCAAACATGTGAGAACACATTCAAGAGGGAACCCTTCAGACATGAAACCTGTGATTAGTACTAGTATGTTAGTCAAGCCGTGA
- the LOC123539466 gene encoding zinc finger protein 836-like has translation MYQNDIPCTFNNSDTVKHGAKQIGKKIFKCNFCSYKSSSSFNLKTHVGIHTGEKPVKCDFCDYACRSSSVLKVHIRSHTGEKPFKCDVCDYACTSSSKLKIHMTIHSVQKCFKCDYTCRSNSALKVHMRNHTGEKPFKCDVCGYACKSSSIMKRHMAIHSVEKCFKCDDCDYSCNSRYYLKRHMRNHTGEKPFKCNVCNYACNSSSNMKIHIRKHKGEKPFKCGFCDYACDSNNRLQSHTRAIHTLEKRFKCGVCDYACDSNSRLQMHIRIHTGDKPFKCNDCDYAAKSNGQLKRHMSVHTGEKPFKCDVCGFACNAKGNLQVHYRRHTGEKPFKCDVCGYAFISSSNLKSHVRTHSREKHLSEKPVNMHVIQAVISTEIIMEGNMYQNDIPCTSNNTDAVKHGGTQIGKKIFKCSFCSYKSSSSFNVKTHVRIHTGEKPVKCDVCDYACRSSSVLKVHMRSHTGEKPFKCDVCDYACISSSNLKTHMTIHSVQKCFKCDYTCRSNSALKVHMRNHTGEKPFKCDVCGYACKSSSIMKRHMAIHSVEKCFKCEIVIIHVIHAIILETYEEPYREKPL, from the exons ATGTACCAGAATGACATTCCTTGTACTTTTAATAATAGTGACACTGTGAAACATGGAGCGAAGCAGATAGGAAAGAAGatctttaaatgtaatttttgcAGCTATAAAAGTAGTAGCAGCTTTAATCTTAAGACACATGTGGGAattcatacaggagagaaacccgttaaatgtgatttttgtgattatgcatgtcgTTCAAGTAGTGTTCTAAAGGTACATATTAGGAgccatacaggagagaaaccctttaaatgtgatgtttgtgattatgcatgtactTCAAGCAGTAAGCTCAAAATACATATGACAATACATTcagtacagaaatgttttaaatgtgattATACATGTCGTTCAAATAGTGCTCTAAAGGTTCATATGAGGAatcatacaggagagaaaccttttaaatgtgatgtttgtggttATGCATGTAAGTCTAGCAGTATTATGAAAAGACATATGGCAATACATTCAgtagagaaatgctttaaatgtgatgatTGTGATTATTCATGTAATTCACGCTATTATCTTAAGAGACATATGAGGAaccatacaggagagaaaccctttaaatgtaatgtttgtaattatgcatGTAATTCAAGCAGTAATATGAAGATACATATTAGAAAACATAAAGGagaaaaaccctttaaatgtggtttttgtgattatgcatgtgaTTCAAATAATCGTCTGCAGTCACATACAAGGGCTATTCATACATTGgagaaacgctttaaatgtggcgtttgtgattatgcatgtgaTTCAAATAGTCGTTTGCAGATGCATATTAGGATTCATACAGGAGATAAGCCCTTTAAATGCAATGATTGTGATTATGCAGCGAAGTCAAATGGTCAGCTAAAGAGACATATGAGTGTTCACACAggagagaaaccctttaaatgCGATGTTTGTGGTTTTGCATGTAATGCAAAAGGTAATCTACAGGTACATTACAGAagacatacaggagagaaaccctttaaatgtgatgtttgcgGTTATGCATTTATTTCAAGCAGTAATCTAAAGAGCCATGTGAGGACGCATTCAAGAGAGAAACATTTAAGTGAGAAACCTGTGAATATGCATGTTATTCAAGCTGTTATCTCAACAGAAATA ATAATGGAAGGAAATATGTACCAGAATGACATTCCTTGTACTTCTAATAATACTGACGCTGTGAAACATGGAGGGACACAGATAGGAAAGAAGATCTTTAAATGTAGTTTTTGCAGCTATAAAAGTAGTAGCAGCTTTAATGTTAAGACACATGTGAGAattcatacaggagagaaacccgTTAAATGTGATGTTTGCGATTATGCATGTCGTTCAAGTAGTGTTCTAAAGGTACATATGAGGAgccatacaggagagaaaccctttaaatgtgatgtttgtgattatgcatgtattTCAAGCAGTAATCTCAAAACACATATGACAATACATTcagtacagaaatgttttaaatgtgattACACCTGTCGTTCAAATAGTGCTCTAAAGGTTCATATGAGGAatcatacaggagagaaaccttttaaatgtgatgtttgtggttATGCATGTAAGTCTAGCAGTATTATGAAAAGACATATGGCAATACATTCAgtagagaaatgctttaaatgtgagaTTGTGATTATTCATGTAATTCACGCTATTATCTTAGAGACATATGAGGAACCATATAGGGAGAAACCcctttaa
- the LOC128557636 gene encoding early growth response protein 1-like has product MHIRIHTGDKPFKCNDCDYAAKSNSQLKRHMSVHTGEKPFKCDVCDFTCNARGNLQVHYRRHTGEKPFKCDVCGYAFISSSNLKSHVRTHSREKHLSEKPVNMQVIQAVISTEI; this is encoded by the coding sequence ATGCATATTAGGATTCATACAGGAGATAAACCATTTAAATGCAATGATTGTGATTATGCAGCGAAGTCAAATAGTCAGCTTAAGAGACATATGAGTGTTCATACAGGAGAAAAACCCTTTAAATGCGATGTTTGTGATTTTACATGTAATGCAAGAGGTAATCTACAGGTACATTACAGAagacatacaggagagaaaccatttaaatgtgatgtttgtggttATGCATTTATTTCAAGCAGTAATCTAAAGAGCCATGTGAGGACGCATTCAAGAGAGAAACATTTAAGTGAGAAACCTGTAAATATGCAGGTTATTCAAGCTGTTATCTCAACAGAAATATGA